A window of the Physeter macrocephalus isolate SW-GA chromosome 7, ASM283717v5, whole genome shotgun sequence genome harbors these coding sequences:
- the LOC129392271 gene encoding allergen Bos d 2-like has product MKILLLSLVFGLVCADQEPPSEEALSKITGEWHTIYIASDNVDKTHGNGPLRGHIHRTEGSNNCETTYITFYTKINGLCQGHTAMGTRREKDNYGTDCESVTFSDGGIFSKPQNVFKVSGRNYFQLIILSKNMLVIYAESIDEDKTTHLTEVVGFERTSLLPYLLWNPAKGHSLSEEEFNKFEELSKDKRVPTENTEDVIATEYDDQSSKMRKKLKSDEVRPQGENS; this is encoded by the exons ATGAAGATTCTGCTGCTGAGTCTTGTCTTTGGTCTGGTTTGTGCTGACCAGGAACCTCCATCTGAGGAAGCTCTCTCAAAG ATTACAGGAGAATGGCACACAATTTACATAGCATCCGATAACGTGGACAAGACACATGGAAATGGCCCATTAAGGGGTCATATCCATAGGACTGAAGGCAGCAACAACTGCGAAACAACCTACATTACTTTTTATACAAA gattAATGGGCTAtgccaaggacacacagcaatgggaacaagaagagaaaaagataattacGGAACGGATTGTGAGTCCGTGACCTTTTCAGATGGGGGCATCTTCTCAAAACCACAGAACGTGTTCAAAG TCTCGGGTAGAAATTATTTCCAACTGATTATTCTATCAAAGAACATGTTGGTAATCTATGCTGAAAGCATCGATGAAGACAAGACCACACACCTGACTGAAGTCGTCG GGTTCGAAAGGACATCTCTCCTGCCTTATTTGCTATGGAATCCCGCCAAAGGGCATAGTCTCAGTGAAGAAGAATTCAACAAGTTCGAGGAACTGAGCAAGGACAAACGTGTCCCTACGGAAAATACAGAAGATGTCATCGCAACAG AGTATGATGATCAGTCATCAAAGATGAGAAAGAAGCTAAAATCTGATGAGGTTAGGCCACAGGGAGAGAATAGTTAA